Proteins encoded in a region of the Bubalus bubalis isolate 160015118507 breed Murrah chromosome 9, NDDB_SH_1, whole genome shotgun sequence genome:
- the GJC2 gene encoding gap junction gamma-2 protein encodes MTNMSWSFLTRLLEEIHNHSTFVGKVWLTVLVVFRIVLTAVGGESIYSDEQTKFTCNTRQPGCDNVCYDAFAPLSHVRFWVFQIVVISTPSVMYLGYAVHRLARASQDERRRASRRRPSRRAPRAPLPLPPPPHPGWPEPADLGEEEPMLGLGEEDEDPGVAEGLGEDDEAEDTGVAKGAGGDTKVAGVPGPAGQHDGRRRIQREGLMRVYVAQLVARAAFEVAFLVGQYLLYGFEVRPFFACSRQPCPHVVDCFVSRPTEKTVFLLVMYVVSCLCLLLNLCEMAHLGLGSAQDAVRGRRPLPTSPGPMPRPPPCALPAAPSGLACPPDYSLVVRTAERARAQDQDLASLALQALQDRRALGDLDSPPGPGLPENARGPPKPGAPASGSGSATSGGTVGGQGRQGIKPRMGSEKGSGSSSREGKTTVWI; translated from the coding sequence ATGACCAACATGAGCTGGAGTTTCCTGACGCGGCTGCTGGAAGAGATCCACAACCACTCCACGTTCGTGGGCAAGGTGTGGCTCACGGTGCTGGTGGTCTTCCGCATCGTGCTCACCGCCGTGGGTGGCGAGTCCATCTACTCCGATGAGCAGACCAAGTTCACGTGCAACACGCGGCAGCCAGGCTGCGACAACGTCTGCTACGACGCCTTCGCACCCCTGTCCCACGTGCGcttctgggtcttccagattGTGGTCATCTCTACGCCCTCCGTCATGTACCTGGGCTACGCTGTGCACCGCCTGGCCCGCGCCTCCCAGGATGAGCGCCGTCGCGCCTCTCGCCGCCGCCCCAGCCGCCGCGCACCCCGCGCACCTCTGCCGTTGCCCCCACCGCCCCACCCGGGCTGGCCCGAGCCCGCTGACCTGGGCGAGGAGGAACCCATGCTGGGGCTGGGTGAAGAGGACGAAGACCCGGGAGTGGCCGAGGGCCTGGGTGAAGATGACGAGGCTGAGGACACGGGGGTGGCCAAGGGCGCAGGAGGGGACACAAAGGTGGCTGGGGTCCCGGGTCCTGCAGGGCAGCATGACGGGCGGCGGCGCATCCAGCGCGAGGGCCTGATGCGCGTGTACGTCGCCCAGCTGGTGGCGCGGGCCGCCTTCGAGGTGGCCTTCCTGGTGGGCCAGTACCTTCTGTATGGTTTCGAGGTGCGGCCCTTCTTCGCGTGTAGCCGCCAGCCCTGTCCCCACGTGGTTGACTGCTTCGTGTCACGGCCCACCGAGAAGACGGTCTTCCTGCTGGTCATGTACGTGGTCAGCTGCCTCTGTCTGCTGCTCAACCTCTGTGAGATGGCGCATCTGGGCCTCGGCAGCGCGCAAGACGCCGTGCGCGGCCGACGCCCACTGCCCACCTCCCCCGGCCCCATGCCGCGGCCTCCTCCCTGCGCTCTGCCCGCTGCGCCTTCAGGCCTGGCCTGCCCGCCTGATTATAGTCTGGTGGTTCGCACAGCTGAGCGTGCACGCGCCCAGGACCAGGACCTGGCCAGCCTGGCCCTGCAGGCGCTGCAGGACCGGCGGGCACTTGGGGACCTCGACAGTCCACCCGGCCCGGGCCTCCCAGAGAACGCCAGGGGGCCCCCAAAGCCTGGTGCCCCTGCATCGGGGTCAGGCAGTGCCACATCAGGGGGCACTGTGGGGGGCCAGGGTCggcaggggatcaaacccaggatgggctcagagaagggcagcgggagcagcagcagggagggtaAGACCACCGTATGGATCTGA